One Alphaproteobacteria bacterium LSUCC0396 genomic region harbors:
- a CDS encoding glutathione S-transferase family protein: MQLRSSPSSPFGRKVKMATYILGFADQVTPVLTDTMDPNDGICTVNPLGKIPALEDDGYTYYDSRVIMEYLDAKAGGGKIIPAAGAARYDVLTRAALMDGILDAAILVIYERRMRPEDKYVDSVVERQRGKIIRGLELVAASNPSYKNGTMPDVAEIGLACVLDYLDFRKQVNWRDHAPNLAGWLADFAAAVPGYDESLPPKE; this comes from the coding sequence ATGCAGCTGCGTTCAAGCCCGTCTTCGCCCTTTGGCCGTAAAGTTAAAATGGCAACTTATATCCTTGGTTTTGCTGATCAGGTTACGCCCGTTTTAACCGATACGATGGATCCGAATGATGGCATCTGCACGGTGAATCCGCTTGGCAAAATTCCGGCACTCGAAGATGACGGCTATACCTATTATGACAGCCGTGTCATCATGGAATATCTTGATGCCAAGGCCGGTGGTGGCAAGATTATTCCGGCGGCCGGTGCGGCGCGCTATGATGTGCTGACCCGTGCGGCGCTGATGGATGGTATTTTAGATGCCGCGATTCTGGTGATTTATGAGCGGCGGATGCGCCCTGAAGACAAATATGTCGATTCAGTTGTCGAGCGTCAGCGCGGCAAAATCATCCGCGGCCTTGAACTGGTTGCCGCCAGTAACCCAAGCTATAAAAACGGCACCATGCCAGATGTGGCGGAAATTGGTCTTGCTTGTGTGTTGGATTATCTGGATTTCCGCAAGCAGGTTAATTGGCGTGACCATGCGCCCAACCTTGCCGGGTGGCTGGCTGATTTTGCTGCGGCTGTACCGGGCTATGATGAAAGCTTGCCGCCAAAAGAATAG
- a CDS encoding amino acid ABC transporter substrate-binding protein, producing MKKLSFLSALCGAAVGFGAIASANAATTLEAVKAKGFVQCGVSQGLPGFSNADDAGKWTGLDVDLCRAVAAAVFGDPEKVKYSALSAKQRFTALSSGEIDILSRNTTWTMTRDTQLGLNFAGVNYYDGQGMMVPTSLGVKSAKELDGANICTNTGTTTELNITDYFRANGMSFKLVAFEKADEVVAAYDAGRCDVYTTDRSGLAAQRGKLTQPDSHVVLPEIISKEPLGPVVRQGDDQWFNIVRWSLNAMINAEEMGISSKNVNMKKFQADLAPAVARLIGKEGKFGEELGLSNDWAYNIILKVGNYGESYEKHVGLNTPLKLARGVNALWNNGGIMYAPPIR from the coding sequence ATGAAGAAACTTTCGTTTTTATCTGCGCTTTGCGGCGCAGCAGTGGGTTTCGGTGCGATCGCATCAGCCAACGCAGCAACCACTCTTGAAGCTGTAAAGGCCAAGGGATTTGTCCAGTGCGGAGTATCACAGGGCCTACCTGGATTCTCAAACGCTGATGATGCAGGCAAGTGGACCGGGCTAGACGTTGACCTTTGTCGGGCGGTAGCAGCTGCAGTGTTTGGTGACCCAGAAAAAGTTAAATACTCGGCTCTATCAGCTAAACAGCGTTTTACCGCGCTGAGCTCTGGCGAAATTGATATTTTGTCACGTAATACAACATGGACAATGACCCGTGACACGCAGCTTGGCCTAAACTTTGCCGGCGTAAACTACTATGATGGTCAGGGGATGATGGTTCCCACATCACTTGGTGTTAAGTCTGCAAAAGAACTCGATGGTGCAAATATTTGCACGAACACCGGAACCACCACTGAGCTTAATATTACAGATTACTTCCGTGCAAACGGTATGAGCTTTAAGCTAGTGGCTTTTGAAAAAGCAGACGAAGTCGTGGCGGCATATGATGCGGGTCGTTGTGATGTTTATACTACTGACCGGTCAGGTCTTGCTGCTCAGCGTGGCAAGCTAACACAGCCAGACAGTCATGTAGTTTTGCCTGAAATCATTTCCAAAGAGCCTCTTGGTCCAGTTGTTCGTCAGGGTGATGATCAGTGGTTCAACATTGTGCGTTGGTCTTTGAACGCGATGATTAACGCGGAAGAGATGGGGATTTCTTCAAAGAATGTAAATATGAAGAAGTTCCAGGCAGATTTGGCCCCCGCAGTTGCACGCTTGATTGGTAAAGAGGGTAAGTTTGGTGAAGAGCTTGGACTGTCAAACGACTGGGCCTATAATATCATCCTTAAGGTTGGCAACTACGGCGAAAGCTATGAAAAGCACGTTGGTCTTAACACACCACTCAAGCTGGCAAGAGGCGTAAACGCACTTTGGAACAATGGCGGGATCATGTACGCGCCTCCAATTCGCTAA
- a CDS encoding heme-binding protein encodes MRLQVTLPLEAALGIINCAIGTARAETMLPLTIVVLDAAGKTIASQSEDGSGLMRFDIARGKAWGALGMGMSSRLIRDRLATRPSFQAALAAVADGAFVPVPGGVLVLADDGTVIGAVGVSGDTSEKDEYCAITAILAAGLDCEPNSPDANWRGSSLSGPSAH; translated from the coding sequence ATGCGATTGCAAGTCACTCTTCCGCTTGAGGCGGCTCTCGGCATTATAAATTGTGCGATTGGCACGGCGCGGGCGGAAACTATGTTGCCGCTGACAATTGTGGTGCTTGATGCGGCTGGCAAGACCATTGCTAGCCAGTCTGAAGATGGGTCTGGCCTGATGCGTTTTGACATTGCGCGCGGCAAGGCATGGGGGGCGCTTGGTATGGGAATGTCCAGCCGCCTGATCCGTGACCGGCTGGCAACCCGTCCAAGTTTTCAGGCCGCACTTGCGGCCGTTGCAGATGGTGCGTTCGTGCCGGTACCGGGCGGCGTGCTGGTGCTGGCTGATGATGGAACGGTCATTGGTGCGGTCGGGGTCAGCGGCGACACATCGGAAAAAGATGAATATTGCGCAATTACGGCAATTCTTGCGGCAGGATTAGACTGTGAGCCGAATAGCCCAGATGCAAATTGGCGCGGCTCATCACTGTCTGGCCCATCGGCGCATTAA
- a CDS encoding DMT family transporter, whose protein sequence is MPRYFARFLADNPHRFGTILALIGVLVLTPDTLVIRLSGLERWALMGWRGVLMGAMSLLLWRLFLTRNPRGEWRSLASWQGLLVIAAFSMNSATFTLGIVETSATVVLTAVATMPIFAAILSFFMLGERQGWLGWLAITAAMCGVVIVVMDGGNAIGSPDGSVLLGGIFGVLTAAGLALTFTMARKYNDLGILPAAALGAMISGFIGLFLSDISTITNVPIWTVLTMGLIILPISFTCLNLAPRYTSSAIVSLLMLLEMVIGPFWVWLGVGEQPTLIMIAGAGFVALVLTLHILRTQWFSGS, encoded by the coding sequence ATGCCGCGTTACTTTGCCAGATTTCTTGCTGATAATCCGCACCGTTTTGGTACGATCCTGGCGCTAATCGGGGTCTTGGTGCTAACGCCCGATACACTGGTGATCCGCCTTTCCGGCCTCGAACGCTGGGCGCTAATGGGGTGGCGCGGGGTTTTAATGGGGGCGATGTCTTTGCTGTTATGGCGATTATTCCTTACCCGAAATCCGCGCGGCGAATGGCGCAGCCTTGCCAGCTGGCAAGGGCTGTTAGTGATCGCAGCCTTCAGCATGAATTCGGCCACCTTCACCCTTGGCATTGTCGAGACATCAGCGACGGTTGTGCTAACCGCGGTCGCGACCATGCCGATTTTTGCTGCAATCCTCTCGTTTTTCATGCTTGGCGAGCGTCAGGGATGGCTGGGTTGGCTGGCAATCACCGCAGCCATGTGCGGGGTTGTGATTGTTGTTATGGATGGCGGTAATGCAATTGGCAGCCCGGATGGGTCGGTGCTGCTTGGCGGGATTTTTGGCGTGCTGACGGCGGCAGGCCTTGCCCTTACCTTTACCATGGCCCGAAAATATAACGACCTCGGCATTTTGCCTGCGGCGGCGCTTGGCGCGATGATCAGTGGCTTTATCGGCCTGTTTTTAAGCGATATCAGCACCATCACCAATGTACCCATATGGACAGTCCTGACGATGGGGCTGATTATTCTGCCCATTTCGTTTACCTGCCTTAATCTGGCGCCGCGCTATACCAGTTCGGCCATTGTCAGCCTGCTTATGCTATTGGAAATGGTGATCGGCCCTTTCTGGGTCTGGCTTGGTGTTGGTGAACAGCCTACCCTTATCATGATTGCTGGCGCGGGTTTTGTTGCATTGGTGCTGACGCTGCATATTCTGCGCACCCAATGGTTTTCCGGCAGCTAA